The DNA segment GTCTCTCTGTTGGTAAGATCTTACTGCCCTTAAAAAGTCGACTTTCCTGAGTTCTGGCCATAAACTATCGCAGAAATATAGTTCAGAATAGGAAGATTGCCATAATAAAAATCCGCTGAGTCTTTCTTCACCACTGGTTCGTATGATCAGGTTGGGATCTTCCAGACCAGCTGTGTAGAGGTTTTTATTCACCAGTTCTTCATTAATATCTTCCTGTTTTAATTTTCCCTCTTCAACTTCGTTAACTATCTTTTTTATGGCATCAATGATTTCGGCACGTCCATCGTAACCAATGGCTATATTTACCTGCCTTTTGTTGTAGTGGGCTGTGGATTCTTCGGCAATGCGGATGGCTTCCCGGACATCATCCGGTAAGAGTTCCAATTTACCCACGGCTTTAACCCGGACCTGGTTATTATGTATCTTGGGGTTGCTGGCTATTCCCTGGAAATTCTCTTTAAAGAGCTGCATTAACCCATGCACCTCTTCGGGAGACCGGTTGAAGTTTTCGGTGGAGAAGGCATAAGCCGTTACAATTTCAATACCCAGATCAACACACCAGTCCAGTACCCGTTCTAAGGTACTTACTCCTCTCTTGTGTCCTTCAATAGTATTAATATTACCCTGGATTTTAGAAAAACGGCGGTTTCCATCCATGATAATTGCTACATGTTTTGGCATATTCTCCGGACGGAGATTTCGGGAGATATACCATTCATACAACCTGTAAAGTGGTGCTAATGCTGACATTTTATATTCCCTTAACTATTT comes from the Methanobacterium formicicum genome and includes:
- the uppS gene encoding polyprenyl diphosphate synthase, with the protein product MSALAPLYRLYEWYISRNLRPENMPKHVAIIMDGNRRFSKIQGNINTIEGHKRGVSTLERVLDWCVDLGIEIVTAYAFSTENFNRSPEEVHGLMQLFKENFQGIASNPKIHNNQVRVKAVGKLELLPDDVREAIRIAEESTAHYNKRQVNIAIGYDGRAEIIDAIKKIVNEVEEGKLKQEDINEELVNKNLYTAGLEDPNLIIRTSGEERLSGFLLWQSSYSELYFCDSLWPELRKVDFLRAVRSYQQRDRRYGT